In the Desulfosporosinus acidiphilus SJ4 genome, AAACCTAATACTGTGAAATAAGCGTAATTCAAAGTAGAGTTGAACCATGCTTCTTCCGGAAAAGCGATGGACTGATAGGCCTCCTGGGCTTGATTGGCCTGAATTCCCTGGGCAATTAGAGTTTGAATTCCCACTTGGGCCCCATAAGTTCTTGTCACCGTCAAAACGGCGCTTGAGGCATTAGTAGCATAGGCCATATTCATACCGTCAATAAATACTGCCACCTTGGTTTGGCGATGCAAGGCAATATTTTTGCCAAAGTTTTCGGGTATGACAACCCCGACAATAACCTCTCCCCTTTTAATGGACTCCTCCAGTTGAGCATAACTGTCATAATAGGCTGCCACCTGTAAATTTTGAGTATTTTTCAGTTCGCTTACAACTTGCCTGCTGGCCTGGCTGTTATCCAGATCGACGATCCCCGTGGGGATATTACCTATTCGTTGATAGCTATAAACACCCGCAAAAAGCAGCATACCCAGCAAAGGACCCACAAGCAAAATATAACGCAAACTCTTGTCCCGCCACATATAAAAGAGTTCACGCTCTAAAACTGCACGACATTGTTTAAGCATGGCAGCGACCACTCTGTTCTGCGTAATATTCTTCCTGCCTCTCCCATTCCGCTTGGGCTTCTGGCAAATCATAGAGGGTTATAGTTCCGCCCTCTAACCAGGCGACTTTGTTTATATAATCACAATTTGTCAAAGTACTAATTGCACTCACACAAGTCCCGCCTGTTGCTAAAAATTGTTCCATCTCTTTCAAGATAAGATTGCGGGAATATAAATCGATATCTTTTATAAGTTCATCCACAAGCAGTAATTTCGGCCGGTTAAGCAGTGCGCAGGCCAAAGAAAGCCTCTGCAGAACACCTATATCTAAAACTGCCACCGGTTTAGAGAGAAATTCCTTGAGATTAAATCGTTCAATCATTTCAAGTACATTGGCTTTTGATGCCTTTTTTAGAGCAGCAATAAAATCTAGATTTTCGACGACCGTCATATCCTGAAATAAACTATTCTTTTGAGTCACAAGCCCTGTCTCGCGTTTGAATTTCTCTGTCTTCTTTATATTATGTCCATGGATTTCAATCCGGCCGGAGGAAAAACGATCAACTCCCGCTAAACTATGAATTAACGATGTCTTCCCTGCTCCCCGAGTGCCAAAAATGCCCAAACACTCTCCGGCCATAACTTCAAAAGTGATTCCTTGCAAAAGGGGTTTACGGCCAATTTTCTGCACCA is a window encoding:
- a CDS encoding ATP-binding cassette domain-containing protein, with product MGPVIKVDNLVQKIGRKPLLQGITFEVMAGECLGIFGTRGAGKTSLIHSLAGVDRFSSGRIEIHGHNIKKTEKFKRETGLVTQKNSLFQDMTVVENLDFIAALKKASKANVLEMIERFNLKEFLSKPVAVLDIGVLQRLSLACALLNRPKLLLVDELIKDIDLYSRNLILKEMEQFLATGGTCVSAISTLTNCDYINKVAWLEGGTITLYDLPEAQAEWERQEEYYAEQSGRCHA